In Quercus robur chromosome 11, dhQueRobu3.1, whole genome shotgun sequence, the following proteins share a genomic window:
- the LOC126706553 gene encoding uncharacterized protein LOC126706553 isoform X1, producing the protein MTKFMRINGRTNSFVANHLSESLQCLASTLRRWRSGQPSESWEAHKAAIQALIKLPSGELVTGSSDTTLKLWRGSKCTHTFVGHTDQI; encoded by the exons ATGACGAAGTTTATGCGGATCAATGGCAGAACCAACTCCTTTGTAGCAAATCATTTATCCGAGTCTCTACAATGCTTGGCTAG CACATTAAGACGTTGGAGAAGTGGCCAACCTTCAGAATCCTGGGAGGCTCATAAGGCAGCAATCCAAGCACTCATAAAGCTGCCTTCAGGCGAGCTTGTTACAG GTTCAAGTGATACAACTTTAAAACTTTGGAGAGGAAGCAAAtgtacacatacttttgttgGGCATACAg ATCAAATATAG
- the LOC126706553 gene encoding uncharacterized protein LOC126706553 isoform X2 translates to MTKFMRINGRTNSFVANHLSESLQCLASTLRRWRSGQPSESWEAHKAAIQALIKLPSGELVTGSSDTTLKLWRGSKCTHTFVGHTG, encoded by the exons ATGACGAAGTTTATGCGGATCAATGGCAGAACCAACTCCTTTGTAGCAAATCATTTATCCGAGTCTCTACAATGCTTGGCTAG CACATTAAGACGTTGGAGAAGTGGCCAACCTTCAGAATCCTGGGAGGCTCATAAGGCAGCAATCCAAGCACTCATAAAGCTGCCTTCAGGCGAGCTTGTTACAG GTTCAAGTGATACAACTTTAAAACTTTGGAGAGGAAGCAAAtgtacacatacttttgttgGGCATACAg GCTGA
- the LOC126706539 gene encoding serine/threonine-protein phosphatase 7 long form homolog — translation MQALDRVRPGPDVDTQLAQQPNHRSSPLWRCAADEEAPGMIKVRRRKCVLPQGGLDPRIMQHIDAAGLTGLFKVPDMEVDHALITALVERWRPETHTFHLPHGEMGITLQDMEVMLGLPVDGLPVTGKTDYKWSELCEQLLGHKPPPPIPNSNKSTLAGARIRYTWLDAQFAAPLVVDAADEVVQQYARYHLLVRMGALLFMDRSADRVSLLPLQLLNPVSNARRYSWGSAALAWLYRQLCGASKKDAMQIGGALLLVQLWAYSRFPQLCPVVRPPLPPVHSGPLAIRWSGPKCTAEHATHVLAAYRASLATVRAEQIVWEPYTHTLGSLPAYCTAGQHIWRAEVPLIFFWIVEWHHPERVLRQFGMKQPVPSVVDTSTTLHKISLQGKWEKNWEVEHDPFIRQWANRVNVVRGSDLLDDDDTYLVEYMMWYNRHTRRYITPESAYWELMVRTMIRSIPRCDEGSDMHTDLTFTLELVEELGRLKLANALAEAVDIDRQAPVRGGQRGGSRGGGHRGGGQAGRSRTTESAPIYEEGNEEGVEEAWLGTDWVLSDDDGRTPRCTPGDGAGPSHSVDHQGTVPAHTTSHGASTDFEGPPRMSPPVFSGSAHDGGCIFVPTPGMPTPPLVQVDPTMSAPSQTAHGEAVQIEQIPAEDIEPVEALRRSRRPRAHAPDCGTGDGKIRPVRAYGRKRKDH, via the exons ATGCAGGCACTAGATAGAGTGCGGCCTGGACCCGATGTGGATACCCAGTTGGCCCAGCAGCCGAATCATCGGTCAAGTCCACTTTGGAGGTGCGCCGCTGACGAG GAGGCGCCTGGCATGATAAAGGTTCGACGCCGTAAATGTGTATTGCCACAGGGTGGGTTAGATCCACGTATCATGCAACACATAGATGCAGCAGGGTTGACTGGTTTATTCAAGGTTCCTGATATGGAGGTCGACCACGCCTTGATCACGGCGTTGGTTGAGCGGTGGCGTCCGGAGACGCACACGTTCCACTTACCCCATGGAGAAATGGGTATCACCTTGCAAGATATGGAGGTGATGCTGGGGCTTCCGGTGGATGGGTTGCCTGTCACTGGGAAGACAGACTACAAATGGAGTGAGCTGTGCGAACAGTTGTTGGGCCATAAACCTCCACCCCCGATACCAAACTCAAACAAGTCTACCCTTGCTGGGGCGAGGATAAGATACACCTGGCTTGATGCACAGTTTGCCGCTCCCTTAGTTGTGGACGCTGCTGACGAAGTCGTGCAGCAATATGCCCGCTACCACCTACTTGTACGGATGGGGGCCCTCTTGTTCATGGACAGGTCTGCGGACCGGGTCTCACTGCTGCCTCTGCAGTTGCTCAACCCAGTCAGCAATGCGAGACGGTATAGCTGGGGTAGTGCAGCATTGGCCTGGCTGTATAGGCAACTTTGTGGTGCATCGAAGAAGGATGCGATGCAGATTGGAGGAGCACTCTTGTTGGTGCAGCTATGGGCCTATTCAAGGTTCCCACAATTATGCCCTGTTGTGAGGCCGCCTCTACCGCCAGTGCACTCAGGGCCCCTTGCCATTAG GTGGAGCGGGCCAAAATGCACCGCAGAGCATGCCACACACGTCCTTGCTGCGTACCGGGCGTCACTGGCTACAGTACGGGCCGAGCAG ATTGTATGGGAGCCGTACACGCATACGCTAGGCTCCCTACCTGCGTATTGCACTGCTGGGCAGCATATTTGGAGGGCCGAGGTGCCGTTGATATTCTTTTGGATAGTGGAGTGGCATCATCCTGAGCGAGTCCTCCGTCAGTTTGGGATGAAGCAACCAGTTCCAAGTGTCGTGGATACGTCGACTACCCTTCACAAGATATCCCTTCAGGGTAAATGGGAGAAGAACTGGGAGGTAGAACATGATCCCTTTATTCGGCAATGGGCCAACCGAGTGAATGTAGTTCGCGGGTCCGATCTCCTAGACGATGATGATACGTATCTCGTTGAGTACATGATGTGGTACAATCGCCACACAAGGCGGTACATAACACCAGAGTCTGCGTATTGGGAACTCATG GTTCGGACGATGATTAGGTCTATACCGAGGTGCGATGAAGGTTCTGACATGCACACTGACCTTACATTTACACTAGAGCTTGTGGAGGAGCTAGGCCGACTTAAATTGGCGAATGCGCTTGCAGAAGCAGTTGACATTGATAGACAGGCCCCAGTTCGTGGCGGGCAACGTGGTGGGTCTCGTGGGGGTGGACATCGTGGAGGTGGTCAAGCTGGTCGCAGCCGTACGACCGAGTCGGCTCCCATCTACGAGGAAGGGAATGAGGAGGGTGTAGAAGAGGCATGGCTTGGCACTGATTGGGTACTGTCTGATGACGACGGCAGGACACCGCGATGCACGCCTGGCGATGGTGCTGGGCCATCCCATAGCGTCGATCATCAGGGCACTGTTCCAGCCCACACTACATCCCATGGTGCTAGCACGGACTTTGAGGGCCCTCCTCGTATGTCGCCCCCAGTTTTCAGTGGATCTGCCCATGATGGTGGATGCATATTTGTCCCCACACCAGGCATGCCCACCCCACCTCTAGTGCAAGTGGACCCCACCATGTCAGCTCCATCTCAAACCGCCCACGGAGAGGCTGTACAGATTGAGCAGATACCGGCTGAGGACATTGAGCCGGTGGAGGCTTTGCGGAGATCGCGACGCCCGCGTGCGCATGCTCCCGATTGCGGGACCGGTGATG GTAAGATTAGACCTGTCAGGGCATATGGGCGGAAACGAAAAGATCATTAA